One window from the genome of Crassostrea angulata isolate pt1a10 chromosome 2, ASM2561291v2, whole genome shotgun sequence encodes:
- the LOC128174231 gene encoding zinc finger MYM-type protein 1-like, whose protein sequence is MDIKSDQSDKTSTLYEEKCQVIEDKESAEENSNKESAQKIMEGEIVQEEKQNLVDTENTEFIDSLADESCSEKTALADDCADICCTGNTPFQPRDKAILQQTKFTIKRKNKTITRAVQGNWFDDFPWLTLCTTRKNVFCFFSRKAVKRKVLMLSKNAELAFSKNGFSNWKKAMNRFREHENSSAHEEAELNIRRLQSGAMAVSEQIEKKEKEDQKKRRLALSCQLSSLKFLLRQGLAVRGHSESEGHLTQLLKLRAEDNPTILSWIEKGRYVSPEIVNEQISLIGLVILRSVLDDVRQAKWFSIMADETMDVAYKEQLVVCVRWVDDSFNIHEDMLGLFEIHSQTSDFIALAVKDVLIRSGLPLELCRGQAYDGAPNMSGHLTGVAKQIQNQYPSSISVHCFAHCINLSVQDVTKKCSAIRDSMNLVTEIEKLICLSPKRKHLFMQKKLQETNLSSPNLRPICPTRWTVRTYAIESVIQNYKVLQDVLDDIHTNTNDEYSRRAGGQLAMMEKFSTYLGLKLSHLIFAASEQLSISIQGKNTSAQDAIRASKATVSFFERQRNDSVFSDFYDAVCAEAKDLTDEPSFPRYRRAPKRLDDGSNPHSYDNPKDYFKQQFFEALEQAVGTLENRFEQKNMTIVKEIESLLLNAANGELFSVSEEIAMLYKDDISFPRLEQQLKMLPDIFKVDSENEIKKVTLIDTICQHMKEPITKKLLSEVTKLVQIYLTIPVTTATPERSFSSLRRIKTYLRSTMTQARLNHCMTCFVHKERTDQVNIKEIAKSFIQKIPSRKLYFGNY, encoded by the coding sequence ATGGACATTAAATCCGATCAGAGTGACAAAACAAGCACGCTGTACGAAGAAAAATGCCAAGTCATAGAAGATAAGGAATCTGCCGAAGAGAACAGCAACAAGGAAAGTGCACAAAAAATTATGGAAGGGGAAATAGTACAAGAAGAAAAACAGAATTTAGTTGACACAGAAAATACAGAGTTTATCGATTCATTGGCTGACGAAAGTTGCTCTGAAAAAACAGCACTCGCAGATGACTGTGCAGACATTTGCTGTACTGGTAACACTCCATTTCAACCACGTGATAAAGCCATACTACAGCAAACAAAATTCACAATAAAGAGAAAGAATAAAACCATAACAAGAGCTGTTCAAGGGAATTGGTTTGATGATTTTCCTTGGCTTACACTTTGCACAACTAGAAAAAATGTCTTCTGCTTTTTCTCCAGAAAGGCTGTTAAGAGAAAAGTTTTGATGCTGAGTAAAAATGCGGAATTGGCCTTTTCTAAAAATGGCTTTTCAAACTGGAAAAAGGCCATGAATCGTTTCAGGGAACATGAAAATTCATCAGCTCATGAAGAGGCAGAATTAAATATTAGGAGATTGCAAAGTGGTGCCATGGCTGTAAGTGAGCAGATAGAGAAAAAGGAAAAGGAAGACCAGAAGAAAAGACGATTGGCACTCTCCTGTCAGTTGTCTTCCTTGAAATTTCTATTGCGACAGGGACTTGCAGTCAGAGGACACAGTGAATCTGAAGGTCACCTCACTCAGCTACTTAAATTGCGAGCTGAAGATAACCCAACAATCTTGTCATGGATTGAAAAGGGGAGATATGTTTCTCCAGAAATTGTGAATGAACAAATTTCTCTGATTGGACTGGTAATCTTGAGATCTGTGCTTGATGATGTAAGACAGGCAAAATGGTTTTCTATTATGGCAGACGAGACTATGGATGTTGCATACAAAGAACAGTTAGTTGTATGTGTCAGATGGGTTGATGACAGCTTCAATATTCATGAAGATATGTTAGGTCTTTTTGAAATTCATTCACAAACAAGTGACTTTATAGCTTTGGCAGTGAAAGATGTTCTTATTAGAAGTGGTTTGCCCTTAGAATTATGTCGGGGTCAGGCATATGATGGTGCGCCAAATATGTCGGGACACTTAACAGGTGTAGCAAAACAAATCCAGAACCAGTATCCATCTTCCATTAGCGTCCACTGTTTTGCTCATTGTATTAATCTTAGTGTTCAAGATGTTACCAAAAAATGTTCCGCAATACGTGACTCAATGAACTTGGTCACTGAAATTGAAAAACTTATTTGTCTATCTCCAAAGAGAAAACATCTCTTCATGCAAAAGAAATTGCAAGAAACAAATCTTAGTTCACCAAACCTCAGACCAATTTGTCCAACTCGATGGACTGTTAGAACATATGCTATAGAATCTGTAATTCAGAACTACAAAGTTCTACAGGACGTTTTAGATGACATACATACTAATACTAATGATGAATACTCCAGACGAGCAGGTGGACAACTGGCTATGATGgaaaagttttcaacttatttaGGATTGAAGCTATCACACTTAATATTTGCTGCATCTGAGCAGTTATCCATTTCAATCCAGGGGAAAAATACTTCAGCACAGGATGCTATCAGAGCTTCAAAAGCCACTGTATCCTTCTTTGAGCGCCAGAGAAATGACTCTGTGTTTTCTGACTTTTATGATGCAGTTTGTGCAGAGGCAAAAGACCTGACAGACGAACCATCATTTCCAAGATATAGGCGTGCCCCCAAAAGATTAGATGATGGATCCAATCCCCATAGCTATGACAATCCCAAGGATTACTTTAAACAGCAGTTCTTTGAAGCATTAGAACAAGCTGTAGGCACTCTTGAAAacagatttgaacaaaaaaacatgACCATCGTCAAGGAAATCGAATCACTTTTGTTAAATGCAGCAAATGGAGAGTTGTTTTCTGTGTCTGAAGAAATTGCCATGCTTTACAAAGATGATATTTCTTTTCCAAGGCTTGAACAGCAGCTCAAAATGTTGCCTGATATTTTCAAAGTTGACAgtgaaaatgaaatcaaaaaagTTACCTTGATAGATACAATTTGTCAACACATGAAGGAGCCTATCACAAAGAAACTTCTGTCAGAAGTTACGAAGCTTGTACAAATTTATCTTACCATTCCAGTCACAACTGCCACACCAGAAAGATCTTTTTCGTCCTTAAGGAGGATTAAAACCTACCTCCGAAGTACAATGACGCAGGCAAGATTGAATCACTGTATGACTTGCTTTGTTCACAAAGAGAGAACAGACCAAGTCAACATCAAAGAAATAGCAAAGTCATTCATCCAGAAGATTCCAAGTCGGAAACTGTACTTTGGAAACTATTAA